From one Catenuloplanes nepalensis genomic stretch:
- a CDS encoding phosphotransferase, translating into MDNDWHDPGWISAAHAWIRERLDALGTPATGPIEEIRARPWSVTHRVPTTAGPRWFKANTVDCRYEAALAGALGHRLPDRVLVPLAVDVTRGWLLTPDAGQTLRDTLSAGDPGARLTRWPEMLRAYAALQREAMPHADELLALGVPDHRPEVLPEQLAALLADPGVRAGLGPSRHAAVSAVVPAFAEWCAELAASGLPATVQHDDLTDANVFPGPPYRFFDWGDAGVAHPFGSLLVALSFAGHSLGVRAGAPELARLRDEYLSEWPGDPAALRRAATLAGRVTRVSRAMSWRRALRGAALPVHDDFSTAVADWLGELTAPDVV; encoded by the coding sequence GTGGACAACGACTGGCACGATCCCGGCTGGATTTCCGCTGCTCACGCCTGGATCCGGGAGCGGCTCGACGCGCTCGGCACGCCGGCCACCGGCCCGATCGAGGAGATCCGGGCGCGCCCCTGGTCGGTGACGCACCGGGTTCCGACCACGGCCGGGCCGCGCTGGTTCAAGGCGAACACCGTGGACTGCCGGTACGAGGCCGCGCTCGCCGGCGCACTCGGCCACCGGCTGCCGGACCGCGTGCTGGTCCCGCTCGCCGTGGACGTCACGCGCGGCTGGCTGCTCACCCCGGACGCCGGCCAGACGCTGCGCGACACGCTCTCCGCCGGCGACCCCGGCGCGAGGCTCACGCGCTGGCCGGAGATGCTGCGGGCATACGCGGCGCTGCAACGCGAGGCGATGCCGCACGCGGACGAGCTGCTGGCGCTCGGGGTGCCGGATCACCGTCCGGAGGTGCTGCCCGAGCAGCTCGCGGCGCTGCTGGCGGATCCCGGGGTGCGGGCGGGCCTCGGCCCTTCCCGGCACGCGGCGGTCTCCGCGGTGGTGCCGGCGTTCGCGGAGTGGTGCGCGGAGCTGGCCGCGTCCGGCCTTCCGGCGACCGTGCAGCACGACGACCTGACGGACGCGAACGTGTTCCCCGGCCCGCCGTACCGCTTCTTCGACTGGGGTGACGCGGGCGTGGCACACCCGTTCGGCTCGCTGCTGGTGGCGCTGTCGTTCGCCGGTCACTCACTGGGCGTGAGGGCCGGCGCGCCGGAGCTGGCCCGGCTGCGCGACGAGTATCTCTCGGAGTGGCCGGGCGATCCGGCCGCGCTGCGGCGCGCGGCGACGCTGGCGGGCCGGGTGACCCGGGTGTCGCGGGCGATGTCCTGGCGGCGGGCGCTGCGCGGCGCAGCCCTCCCGGTGCACGACGACTTCTCGACCGCGGTGGCGGACTGGCTCGGCGAGCTGACCGCGCCGGACGTGGTGTAG
- a CDS encoding CapA family protein translates to MAVLCLTAGCGTTGGEGTVAATGTPFLPVYVDESAAPGRPVTLGFAGDVHFAGRTAALLNDPSTAFGDLQDALSDPDVTVVNLKSAITKGGRPVRTEGNFRAPATTFAALEEAGVDAVSIASDHVLDFGPQGLTDTVTAATKAGFPVFGAGKNEGAAFRPWVTETQGVTVAVIALNSTPLFAESFAAAGDKPGVAAPVDTKRAIAAVIDAKRSADVVVVYNQWGETDAQCPSPKQKQLAAALAEAGADVIVGTGAPHTLQGAGWLGAAYVAYSLGDLVWFKDSPVSRDTGVLRLTVNGGAVTDASFTAARVSTATGQAEPLAGKAAETALTRFAALRECAGLSAEPPSASPSPVPSP, encoded by the coding sequence GTGGCGGTCCTCTGCCTGACCGCCGGCTGTGGCACCACCGGTGGCGAGGGCACCGTGGCGGCGACCGGCACTCCCTTCCTGCCGGTCTATGTGGACGAGTCCGCCGCGCCCGGCCGGCCGGTCACGCTCGGCTTCGCCGGCGACGTGCACTTCGCCGGCCGCACCGCCGCGCTGCTCAACGACCCGTCCACCGCGTTCGGCGACCTCCAGGACGCGCTCTCCGACCCGGACGTGACCGTGGTCAACCTCAAGTCCGCGATCACCAAGGGCGGCCGGCCGGTCCGCACCGAGGGCAACTTCCGCGCGCCCGCCACCACGTTCGCGGCGCTGGAGGAGGCGGGCGTGGACGCGGTTTCGATCGCCAGCGACCACGTGCTCGACTTCGGCCCGCAAGGGCTCACCGACACGGTCACGGCCGCCACCAAGGCCGGCTTCCCGGTGTTCGGCGCCGGCAAGAACGAGGGGGCCGCGTTCCGCCCCTGGGTGACCGAGACGCAGGGCGTGACGGTCGCGGTGATCGCGCTGAACTCCACGCCGCTGTTCGCGGAGAGCTTCGCGGCCGCGGGCGACAAGCCGGGCGTGGCCGCGCCGGTGGACACCAAGCGCGCGATCGCGGCCGTGATCGACGCCAAGCGCTCGGCGGACGTGGTCGTGGTCTACAACCAGTGGGGCGAGACCGACGCGCAGTGCCCGTCGCCGAAGCAGAAGCAGCTCGCGGCCGCGCTCGCCGAGGCCGGCGCGGACGTGATCGTCGGCACCGGCGCACCGCACACGTTGCAGGGCGCGGGCTGGCTCGGCGCGGCCTACGTGGCGTACAGCTTGGGTGATCTGGTCTGGTTCAAGGACTCCCCGGTCTCGCGGGACACCGGGGTGCTGCGGCTGACCGTGAACGGCGGCGCCGTGACGGACGCGTCGTTCACCGCGGCGCGCGTGTCGACCGCGACCGGGCAGGCGGAGCCGCTGGCCGGCAAGGCGGCGGAGACCGCGCTCACCCGGTTCGCCGCGCTGCGCGAGTGCGCGGGCCTGTCCGCCGAGCCGCCGAGCGCGTCGCCGTCACCGGTCCCGAGCCCCTGA
- a CDS encoding MarR family winged helix-turn-helix transcriptional regulator, producing MTTTADEALSEIAERARLCEEQGHKPIDTDLGWGLGVVFRSYLRASEHVVADLPGGPRGYQILRIATGETAFSQAQLAQHLGIDRTVMTYLLDDLEEAGLVERRPDPADRRTRRIVATPHGHERLEVLTRGFEAAEEHVLATLPVGDRAVFRVLLQRLATTVEAESAGNPCEAVADSVEPAAQAVATGPRRSRRR from the coding sequence GTGACCACGACCGCAGACGAAGCGCTGTCCGAGATCGCCGAGCGCGCGCGACTCTGCGAGGAGCAGGGCCACAAGCCGATCGACACCGATCTCGGCTGGGGCCTGGGCGTGGTCTTCCGCAGCTACCTTCGCGCGTCCGAGCACGTGGTCGCGGACCTGCCGGGCGGGCCCCGGGGTTACCAGATTCTGCGCATCGCGACCGGTGAGACCGCGTTCAGTCAGGCGCAGCTCGCCCAGCACCTCGGGATAGACCGCACCGTGATGACCTATCTGCTGGACGATCTGGAGGAGGCCGGGCTCGTCGAGCGCCGGCCCGACCCGGCCGACCGGCGCACCCGGCGGATCGTCGCGACGCCGCACGGGCACGAGCGTCTCGAGGTGCTCACCCGGGGCTTCGAGGCGGCCGAGGAGCACGTGTTGGCGACGCTGCCGGTGGGCGACCGCGCGGTGTTCCGGGTGCTGTTGCAGCGCCTCGCGACCACGGTCGAGGCCGAGTCCGCGGGCAACCCGTGCGAGGCGGTCGCCGATAGCGTGGAGCCGGCCGCTCAGGCCGTCGCCACCGGGCCGCGCCGGTCCCGCCGCCGCTGA
- a CDS encoding CDP-alcohol phosphatidyltransferase family protein, producing the protein MARRPAPWAPGQPLEDILTERVITVPNAISFVRLFGVPVFLWLLLGFDDQQVAALIVLAIGGTTDWVDGWVARRLGQVSRLGELLDPFVDRLYIVATLVAFTLTAVVPWQFTAALMAREAVLGVCLLILRGHGYGPPPVHYVGKTATFMLLAAFPVLLLSKASEAAGPYAHAFGWACAIWGLVLYWIAAFFYIYQVSLLVRATRPANGTA; encoded by the coding sequence GTGGCGCGTCGGCCTGCGCCTTGGGCGCCCGGACAACCGCTCGAGGACATTCTCACCGAGCGGGTCATCACGGTGCCGAACGCGATCAGCTTCGTGCGCCTGTTCGGCGTGCCGGTGTTCCTGTGGCTGCTGCTCGGCTTCGACGACCAGCAGGTGGCCGCGCTGATCGTGCTCGCGATCGGCGGCACCACCGACTGGGTGGACGGCTGGGTCGCACGCCGGCTCGGCCAGGTCAGCCGGCTCGGCGAACTGCTCGACCCGTTCGTCGACCGGCTCTACATCGTCGCCACGCTGGTCGCGTTCACGCTGACCGCGGTGGTGCCCTGGCAGTTCACGGCCGCGCTGATGGCCCGCGAGGCGGTGCTCGGCGTCTGCCTGCTGATCCTGCGTGGCCACGGCTACGGCCCGCCGCCGGTGCACTACGTCGGCAAGACAGCCACGTTCATGCTGCTCGCGGCGTTCCCGGTGCTGCTGCTGTCGAAGGCGTCCGAGGCGGCCGGGCCGTACGCGCACGCGTTCGGCTGGGCCTGCGCGATCTGGGGCCTGGTGCTCTACTGGATCGCCGCGTTCTTCTACATCTACCAGGTGTCGCTGCTGGTCCGCGCCACCCGCCCGGCGAACGGGACGGCATGA
- a CDS encoding aldo/keto reductase, with translation MNDVIRPRRLGSTGIELTAIGLGCMQFAGRGPGGMVFAPMPQERVDAVVEAAVRAGIGWFDTAEGYGHSERALATALARAGVPPGGVRIATKWNPTGRTARSIPRTFPAREAALHGRRVDLFQIHEPYTSIGRVGPQLTAMARLLEEGRIGGVGVSNFGARRMERAAALLNGRLATNQVRISLLHRDIERNGVLAAARRLGITLIAWQPLAGGLLTGRFHDDPEALRRIRPLRRLALVTRRSVERTTPLVNELRKIGHAHGVSVAQTALNWLITAYGETVVAIPGATRPEQAAESAAAMSFRLTDRERAAIDDQCRGLT, from the coding sequence GTGAACGACGTGATCCGGCCGCGGCGGCTCGGGTCCACCGGCATCGAGCTGACCGCGATCGGCCTGGGGTGCATGCAGTTCGCCGGCCGCGGCCCGGGTGGCATGGTCTTCGCGCCGATGCCGCAGGAGCGGGTGGACGCCGTGGTCGAGGCGGCCGTCCGCGCCGGCATCGGCTGGTTCGACACGGCCGAGGGCTACGGCCACTCCGAGCGCGCGCTGGCGACCGCGCTGGCCCGGGCCGGGGTGCCGCCCGGCGGCGTCCGCATCGCGACGAAGTGGAACCCGACCGGCCGGACCGCGCGCAGCATCCCGCGCACGTTCCCGGCCCGCGAGGCCGCGCTGCACGGACGCCGGGTCGACCTCTTCCAGATCCACGAGCCCTACACGTCTATCGGCCGGGTCGGGCCGCAGCTCACCGCGATGGCCCGGCTGCTGGAGGAGGGCCGGATCGGCGGTGTCGGCGTGAGCAACTTCGGCGCGCGCCGGATGGAACGCGCCGCGGCGCTGCTGAACGGCCGGCTGGCCACGAACCAGGTGCGGATCAGCCTCCTCCACCGGGACATCGAGCGGAACGGCGTGCTGGCCGCGGCCCGGCGGCTGGGGATCACGCTGATCGCGTGGCAGCCGCTGGCGGGCGGGTTGCTCACCGGACGATTCCACGACGACCCGGAGGCGCTGCGGCGGATCCGGCCCCTGCGCCGCCTGGCGCTGGTGACGCGTCGAAGCGTAGAGCGGACCACGCCGCTGGTGAACGAGCTGCGGAAGATCGGTCACGCGCACGGCGTGAGCGTCGCGCAGACCGCACTGAACTGGCTCATCACCGCGTACGGCGAGACCGTGGTGGCGATCCCCGGCGCGACCCGGCCGGAGCAGGCGGCCGAGTCCGCGGCCGCGATGAGCTTCCGGTTGACGGACCGTGAGCGGGCCGCGATCGATGATCAATGCCGGGGGCTAACCTAG
- a CDS encoding TetR/AcrR family transcriptional regulator — protein MARPANRSSYHHGDLRAALIDIAVELIAERGVDGFSLAEASRRLGVAVSAPYRHFTDRDDLVAAAALRGCAILIDTLAAETASATTAEDRLAAAARAYVRFAAEHRALFEAVFAGPAHGFRDPRLEEAAAPVKRTFQDAALTVTGGDAVAAEVLGLSVVTVAHGHAGMLRLGAFGPDAIDTAVDRAGRAALAVIAGRDQLKA, from the coding sequence GTGGCGAGACCGGCGAATCGCAGCAGCTATCACCACGGCGACCTGCGCGCCGCGCTCATCGACATCGCGGTGGAGCTGATCGCGGAGCGCGGCGTCGACGGTTTCTCGCTGGCCGAGGCGAGCCGCCGTCTGGGGGTCGCGGTGAGTGCGCCGTACCGGCACTTCACCGACCGTGACGATCTCGTGGCGGCTGCGGCGCTGCGCGGCTGCGCGATCCTGATCGACACGCTCGCCGCCGAGACCGCGTCCGCGACCACGGCCGAGGACCGTCTCGCGGCCGCGGCGCGCGCCTACGTCCGGTTCGCCGCGGAGCACCGCGCGCTCTTCGAGGCGGTCTTCGCGGGCCCGGCGCACGGCTTCCGGGACCCGCGCCTGGAGGAGGCGGCCGCGCCGGTCAAGCGCACGTTCCAGGACGCCGCCCTCACGGTGACCGGCGGCGACGCCGTGGCGGCCGAGGTGCTCGGCCTGTCGGTCGTCACGGTCGCGCACGGCCATGCCGGCATGCTCCGGCTCGGCGCGTTCGGCCCGGACGCCATCGACACCGCCGTCGACCGGGCGGGCCGGGCCGCGCTCGCGGTGATCGCCGGGCGGGACCAGCTGAAGGCCTGA
- a CDS encoding FMN-dependent NADH-azoreductase: MTLYRLDASIRTEGSVTRAVADTVQNAWSETHPGATVLRRDLGAHPLPSDSWRNAVGVGFTPVEDRTAAQRDAAALATVIGDELLAADAYLLAIPLYNYNIPHHVKAWFDLLLTEPRFAPGGDRVLEGRPAVVVTARGGGYGQGTPREGWDHSTPYLRRMFADILGLDVHIAEAELTLAGVNPAMEALRGLAAQSLADAHAAAESHGRTIAARVSALATA; the protein is encoded by the coding sequence ATGACCCTCTACCGCCTCGACGCCAGCATCCGCACCGAGGGATCGGTGACCCGCGCGGTCGCCGACACCGTGCAGAACGCCTGGTCGGAGACGCACCCCGGCGCCACCGTGCTGCGCCGCGACCTGGGCGCGCACCCGCTGCCGTCGGACTCCTGGCGCAACGCCGTCGGCGTCGGTTTCACCCCGGTCGAGGACCGCACGGCCGCGCAGCGAGACGCCGCCGCGCTGGCCACCGTCATCGGGGACGAGCTGCTCGCCGCGGACGCCTACCTGCTGGCGATCCCGCTGTACAACTACAACATCCCGCACCACGTGAAGGCGTGGTTCGACCTGCTGCTCACGGAGCCGCGCTTCGCGCCCGGCGGCGACCGGGTCCTCGAGGGCCGGCCCGCCGTCGTGGTCACCGCGCGCGGCGGTGGCTACGGCCAGGGCACGCCCCGCGAGGGCTGGGACCACAGCACGCCGTACCTTCGGCGGATGTTCGCCGACATCCTCGGCCTGGACGTGCACATCGCGGAGGCCGAGCTGACACTGGCCGGCGTCAACCCCGCGATGGAGGCGCTGCGCGGCCTGGCCGCCCAGTCGCTCGCGGACGCGCACGCCGCCGCGGAATCGCACGGCCGCACCATCGCGGCCCGCGTCTCCGCCCTCGCCACGGCCTGA